The following nucleotide sequence is from Anguilla rostrata isolate EN2019 chromosome 3, ASM1855537v3, whole genome shotgun sequence.
AGCATACTAAAGTATACTGTTGTATTTATCTTCTGACTTTTTATATGTACCATGTTTGCACATTaataaatgcaacaaataataacatttaaaatacagacaaGAGAAGGGTCAAAATTTGTTGGAGATTCCCTTTGTACGGATGACATctaaattcaaatgtatttaatgtgttaaaatgtaatcttttaAATCAAAGGAATTAAACAGTGGACTAACACCTCAAATTTTAAAGACACTGTCTCCTTTTTAGCAGAAGAGAAGATGACAAAAACCCAGTATAAAATCCACCTTCTATTCCCCTCCCTTTAGTGGAATGAATAAAAGCAATATAAATGTAGTGGACAACACTGAAGGCTGCAGTATTCAAAAATATGTGGTGAATAATATGACCATTTGGCAAATTAAGTGTAATTGCCTGGagtgcatttttcatttctctgatAAAAGACACAAGAGAGTGTTGCTTATAACTTTCTTACATAGCCACTTTTAAAATGGCCCCGATCTTGTTCTAGTGGTATAGTAGATATGATGTTCTTCATTCCTAGGCAGTCCCTGTGCACAGCCCCTGCAGCTGTTGAGCGCTGAGCTCTGCATGGTATTATTGTAGCAATAAGGCAAATTATTGCTATTCTCCATGGCAGCTTCCGTTCCATCTTTTCAATAGCTATGATTATAAATGTCAGAGAAAAGTTCAGAACACCAGATGCACTTCTGCTTACCAATTCTGTGTGCTTTCATTACAATTAAGAGTGTCCATTTATTTGACATAATTATAGACACAGCAAGCTCTGATACCGGTTATATGTGACATGTCACTGGAGACAAGACTTGACACTCAAAGATTTAACACTTTGAGGGACAGATccagggcagcatggtggtgcattGGATAGCACTGTCGTCTCAcggcaagaaggtcctgggtttgaagcctttctgtgtggaatttgcatgttctccctgtttcggcgtgggtttcctctgggttctctggtttcctctcacagtccaaagacatgcaggtaggctaattggagactctaaaagCCCCtaggtgtgagagtgtgagtgaatagtgtgagtgccctgcgatagattggcggcctgtccagggtgtattcctgcctctcgcccaatgtacactaggataggctccaggaACCCCCACgatcctgcccaggataagcgtgtatagataatggatgcatGGATGGATAGAGGAACAGATCCACTAAGAACCAATTGTGGACAATTAATTCACTACCATTTATGTAATACTTGCATAGTTAATCCAAGTTAAATAGTGATGGTTGACATTAATAAAAAGATTACTCTGAAAGgttgtgaaatatatatttatttaccgTAAATGGAGGCAcctcacacagaaaagagtggaTAGTAATCTCATATAAAATGAAGACTTTGGCTGAGATGTGATTATCATCataagaaacaaagaaacaatcGCAAGATTAGTTCCAAGTTTTGTAAAGAGATTTTCCAATGGAAAAAACCTACCAACATGTCTGGTGGACGTATATCGTGACACATTTTTACCGATATATAATTCTTAGCTTATTGAGGCATTTCAAAATCCCAGGGCAGTAGATGATATAGACAAATGTGagcctgaaattaaaaaaatgtcgGATGTCATATCAGACTGCAGGCACGTATGGGTCCTCTTAACATGCAGTTTAAGTCCAAACACGGATGTGTACGGTGCTAATCAGCGCAGAGatcctttcaaaaacaaaaagaagtcCCAAGCCGATTCAGTCGTGGTACCTCACAcagtcaaatacattttcagatgtATTCGCTACTATATAACAATGTGACTATAACTACCGGAGGAAACGAGTAAAATGAAGCATTTGATCCATTTTGAGCGTGCAGAACTTTTATGTTCACAAATTACTGTGAAACAAATGTTTGTTATTACATCTGCTGCTGCTTGCCCCTGGCACGGTGGAATGGCTTTTGAGGTGCTAATTAAGGGCCACAGATTTATTGCCCACAGAACACTCTATTTGTGCAGTGAATCGCAATTTTTCCAGCTGTTAACAAATAACCTGACTACAGTTTTCAGCATTCACATCTATCTGTCCATgaaagtatttaaatatttttgttgttgttgttgttgttgttgttgttattagtagtaatagtagtagtaatagtagaaTAAATAGTAAGCATTCATACAATGACAGCATGTTGTTTGAGCTTGTTGTATTTCAGGATGTTTGTGAGGTCACTAAAGTCAGAAGACATATCTGGAAATGGCACATGCTGTATCTGTAACAGCTGCAGATATTTGCTTTGTGCCTTTTGAAAATCTTCAGTCCTGTTTGCTGCCCTGAAGCAAAAACAGAGGTATTCCTTATAGAGTGAATTTTGAGCGTGCAttcttttcacatttactgATTCTTTATCAAGTTAACAGTGTGATAGCTTTTACTGCCCCCCAGTGGTCAGACTAATGTAGTACATCCCACTATGACATTGTTAGTAAGTGGTTTGGaattatacatatatagatgtcacaaaacattaaaagagGAGGGTAGCGGGTTAACTAAGGTTACCTTGTGCTTCATACatgtatataaaacaaatacaagaaGAATCTAATTAattgcaccccctcccctcctcaaatTACTATATGCCTTGTTTTGCTGTTGGGGTGAATAAAAATGAGCCATCTCCTCAACCTGGCATTAAATTTCTGATCAATCTTTGAGCAAATCAAATGGCAAATCAAAATCCTGCCCAAACTGGAACCAGCTATGTAATTAATATTCTGATGACGGGTAAGGACAAGATGGACAGTATATCCAAGCTGCCATTACAAGGACATCACGTGTAAACTACGTAACTTGTCAAGAAAGAAGGATAACTAAGGGCAATGTAATTTATTGGCTTTGGAATTAGAATGAAAGttctgggaagaaaaaaaatactttgagaTATTTTACTTCTGTTTGTATGGTCACTCTGGAGGTACCAACATTACCCCGGttcagaaaaagttttttttttaacctttttctttgtttaaaaaatatggatGCAGCTCTCTGCACTATGCATTACAACATAAACTGGTAAGGGCCCTGCTGTTTATGGATAAACGAGCAGCGCAGTCAAGGAGCAGTCAAACATGATTCTTCCATCTTTTTTGGTGCTGCATTTGTTCTGCAGCAAGTCCAGGATTCCCGCTCTAACGTCAGCGTTCAGCGACTGATGGAAATGGACCTGGTCTGTCATAAAGTCCAGAAGCTTCTCTCCCATTTCGTCTGCCTTATCGAAACACATTGTGATGTCCACAGTGTTGTGGAGGGCGTGCTCTTCGTATTTGAGTCCCAGCTCCTGAAGGCGGTCTTTGATGTCTCCGGCAGATAAGTAGTCGCTGAGAGACCTTTTACAAAGCTCTTCCTTGTAGGTCTTCCAGAGCGTGTTCCAGCCACTACTTgctgaatatgaaaatgaatgacatatTTAATCATAATGCAGAAATACTGACATATAGACCAGTACCTAAGGACTATACGAGTTTCAATATTAATAAAAGGTAATGATACAATATGAACAATTCCTGTCTTCAAGAAGGATTTGtcacaaaaacattacaataaaataacatagaACTTCATGAATgttatgtgttttatatgtCATATCATGATGCTGTTGTGCTGTGGACTACGGAGCATATTCATGATACGTTCTTTGCAACCATGcaaaacaatactttttttacCCACATTTATAACAGataatgtcataaatgtcaAATCGTGTAATAATTTGtcaagttattacattattggctaaTTTATTATGTTATAGAACTTTATTAaatttttgttacattattaATTGTTACAAGAGCAcaatcatttttgtatttatagtgAAAACAGTTCAGAATTTTTGTACTGTTTCTTACCTGCTTCATGGATAATCAAAAGCTTGCCTTTGTCTCTGAGCAGGCTATGGAAAAACTTGACGGTTGCTTTGAGGTCTGTTACATAGAACAGCATCTGTGGAAGATCATGATTGAGAGGAAAGAATACATCTTTGCTTTTTGGATCTTAGTGGAAGAGAAATGACAGCCTTTGGAAATCCAGGCATGGTCAAGATGATTGTCAAAAGCACAGGGTGCAACTTATTGCAGGCCTGGGCCCTGTCAGTTGCCAACTGACTAAGAGTCAGTAGTGGCAGGACAGTTGGTTTCATCCTTCCATGGGTAGGGTGGGATTAAGCTGGCCAGGGTTCTTCAGATTTCTGTGGCATGAGATCCTGTCTTGCATCTGCTCCTAATGACGTATCCTAATAACGTGCCCTATCACTGTatcaaagatgtttttttctggccACAAACATATCTATATTCCACCAGCCTGGCTATGTGGCAATAAAAGTATCTTGTTTCTTGTACCTTGCAAATTGCAGGAAGCCCAAAttaaagacatttatttatgtaggcccattaaattaaataacatattACCTGAATCATATGCACAAGGTCAAATCTCTTTGTTTCCTTCTTGTTTTTGACCATTGTCTCATACTCCGCACAGGTCATTGAATGCCAGTTGAAGGATAATTTCTGCAGGTTGGGAGTCTTGGCCACCAAAGCTATTAAACATGTcagaatacaaaaacaaaccatttgagcttaattaaataaaaaagatatttacGTTCATTGtgaagaaatgcaaaaaaataatgtgttcatATGCATAGCCTCTATAAACACAATGTCACTGTGCAAACTGGCATAGATCAACTTGAAACTGAACTGTAACCCCTTGATGCCCCACCACCAGCCATTTTGAAGCTGACAGACTATTGGAAACTTCTAAAATATACCCCAATGCatccaaaaactgaaaacatatgctaaaactgaaaaatatttaaaaaatccagaaagtgaactatccctttgaGGACAAATCTTGACTGAGggctttgtgtctgtttgtaacTTGTCTAACAAGTGCTACCTTTGAAGTTCTCATTCAGTTCGTGGCTGGGCTCCAGTACATCAGCATTGATGGATGTTCCTGGGACTTTTGTCTGCAGCACGGAGAGTATATGGGCATCCAGTTCAcctgaataaaaatgtgcttttttagtTCTGAACAACATCTGCTGATGAAGAAATAGagtgattggctgcagtgggTGATCTCCTGTCttacacattttaacaatatCACATCAGCACACGTATTATGAGAATAATGTGTATGAATTTAAGAAAATCTGCAAACGATGGTACCATTATCCTGTGAAATTATTCTTGTGTTCCGGACATTTaatctgaaatgtatttccatttttaaggGCATAGATAAAGATAATTTAAATTACCTCCTCCACTTCCAACACCAAGAACGTTCAGACTCTTTTTACCTTCTGCAATTCTACAAGACAAAGACATTTCGTAAAGTACGCTTTCATCATTTACAGTATCTAATTCTAAGTAAATTATGGAATTTCCAGAAATAGATTTtccaatattaaatatttgttaaatacagGTGTTTACTATTATATTCCCTGCTACAGAAAGAAAAGTTCCCTCACACTCATCTCCCCTTTTGCCCCACATATGTAACATAGAACTTAAGTAAGCAGTTAAGAATGAAAAAGTGCACTACTGCCATTTTGAATCTAAAGAAACAGCTCAGCAACAAGACATTAATGCTCTACACATTCTAAGGCTGGAAACATACTTGAATTTTCTCGCTCTACATTTATGTGAAGTGGTTGTGTCCCAGTGGACATTGTTCACATACTCGTCTGCTTACTTTTTGTCTGACTGGAGGTTTAAAAGGTATATTCACCAGGGGGGCGGGTCAGGGCTTTCTTTTAAAAGATTCCGCCATCCTTCCTGGCTTCCTAGGATCTGTCACAGCACTAGGCACAAAATGTATACTGCCCCCACGGTTTACGCGGGGTAATGCACCTTGCAGACGAGTAAGGTTCATTTTTGAGGACGTGCACAAAGAACGCTCTGAATGACTGTAGGATACGCACGACAGCAATCTCGCGTACGCGTTTGCGTAACTTAAATCAAGCGTGATTCCAGGCTAGTACCGCAGCATAGATGTTTTCATTTACCTTGCAAATTCATCCGGGAGAATCCTGTCGATGAACTCACGTATAACCTTGTGTTCCTGAGAGCGTTGCAAGTACAACTGGAAGCCATCCACATACTGGCCTTCGTATCCCGCTTGAAGTGAATCCGTGGATGCCATGTCTGCAACTGTGAAAAACAAGAGAGAACCACCCTCTTTGAAAACCAACGTTCTCTATTCTCTGTGAACCTCTGTCTGAACCAGTGGACATACACTGCCGGGAAGGTTCCAGGAgtacactttaaaaataacctacccaccttttttttttagctgcgcAAACTGTGCTGTCCTCAGCTGCACCTCTGTCTATATAGTGGGCGTAACTAAGACTCTGATTATATAACCACAGCAAGGCGTGTCTTTTGGAGAGGTCAGCATTTTAGAATGCAAGGGAGTCAcacagctgctgttttttttaaggtttttttttaggttggGAAGCCCAACCCACCCCATCCATCCCAGCTCTCCTACGACCTTGGCACCATCCcaggagagaagaaaagaaaggaggggagggaatACAAATATTAAAGGGGGTAGGCATCTGGGGAACTCTGCTAACCAGTCTGTAGTGTCAAAAATTTTGCTGCCCTTACTCTTGATGATATTATAAGCGATTTCACAATCCTAGAAGTCTTAATAAAATCTTGCCAGTCTTAGCTCAGTCGGTTCATGCCCCCGCCACGACTCACAATAAGTGTGAGATTGTATTAAGATGGCTGCGTGtgtgccttttcttttcttgaccGTTCAGACAAAATCAAGCGTTTAATATAATCGTAAGCTTTTAGATTTGGCTCAAAAAGGTTTGTAAATGTCATAAACGCGATTTATAATCCTACACTTCCAACAGCCAACGAGTGCACTGTCTTTGTCTGACATCAGCACACCGGAGGAGGgctaagatttaaaaaatacaagcttCCCGTAATATATATCACAGAACTTTCTAAGTACATCAGGCAATAACCTTACGTAGTGAGCTTTCTGAAATGTGGAGGATTAAGCTTTGCCTCCTATGCTTTACTAATGTTTACCTTTCATAAACTGGCTTTTTTTACTGTGAGCCTTTCGTAATCCTCTGTAACCTACGGTATAAATTGGAGGAGCTTCTAACATTATTGGTACATGTGCTGCTTGCCATGGACTAccagaaagacaaagaaatgaTGCATATTATAGCCACGCCCACAAATGTACATTGGACCACCAAAAAATTGTGCTCGCTGCTGTATGTGGCCAACCCACAGCACGTCTTGCAGGaacttgacattttttgtgCTTATAGTAAGCATGAGAAGAGACAAATGTTGCAGAGGCATACACTGTGCTGGCCACGCACTCTAATACTTGccataatgcatttcatattttacacattttacttCCTCTAAAGCTCATTTAATCTTCAAACtttgcacacacattcaaaatgtcaTCTTGTTTCCACAGGACTCATCAAACATGGCAGGCCATCTTAACATGTGGCGCATACGCATTTTTCCTATTTCAAGCCAATCTCCTGATCTGAAGATCATATTAAGTTGACACTTTGTCAATGTTCCTAATGTTACCTTCCTACAGGTACTACACATTAAACATATCAGGTCACATGGTATGACAACTGTGGGCATGTACAGCACACTGGCCACGCCCTCTAAGATCCACCATTTTGCATTTCACATGATTTTTAGACATTCTGCTTAAACCGATGCTCATATAACCTTCAAACGATGCACATACATTCAAAACGTCTATggtctttttgcttttttaatgtttcaaagATGTGTGGCACCTAACTTTGATTATgacttctgatttcataactgGAGGGTTAAGAAAAGACTCATAAGACAGTCTTTGTACCCTGATGGTGTAATGCTTTTATTAAAAGAGCAATGATGAACTTTTTCTAGGTGTAGGGTCACTTTGGGAAAAGTTATCTTTGCATgctgataaattaaatttatgggATGTTAAACTCAGATTAACAATTTATGAATTGTGCGCAACAGGCTGAATCAGGTCATGCATGGATCATGGGGAGGAAGTCCAGTGCCatctaaaatgtattacagCTGAACGTGAAATTTTGTTAATGATCTTAATGTCTCTGGACATAGTGTATAATTTGAAGGTATCTGGCAAATCATATACATGAGATCATTGGCAAAATGATGCAAACCAATCAATTAACAAGTTGTTCACAGGGGTGATAATTTAAAAGGGGGGATAGATCATGTTAGGTAGAGCCAGGCCTCCAGAGCTTTTGGACCTTTGTAatgagcttttttaaaaaaaaattctgtgatGTCCTGAAATGTCCTTTAGATAGATTAACCTCTTTAGCAGGCAGTGAGTCTGCTACTTTGGTTGTGCAGGGAAATGATTTATCGGTGTGGTTTTGTTGCCATGTCATGAGCTTATGACTGTTTTGTACTGTATCGTacaatttcttgtttttttatttttattagaatCTCTTGTCTGTTAAACTTGTCTGTTAAACTCAAGGTCCCACTAGCCAGGAAAAATGGGTACAAGAAGTCCTTTGTGCCCTCTGCTGTGGCCATTCTAAACAGagacataataaaataaccccccggccacccccccctccactgcacatgagcattgctgctgctgaaaatgtattttatgtattttagctgtttttttactgtctgtttttaaaaacagccagAATGCTGAAGGCAAATTTCCATTTCATGTGAATgtaatggacaataaagttttcttGTCTTATCTTAGATAACAGGTAAAATGTGCAGATTACAGAAAGCATATAAACCCAACTACAGTATGTTGCCAGTTCAGAACTCCGATCTTTTGCCATCAATATTCATTCTATGCTGTAGAGATATTAAATCACCATGGCCACAACTGGAAACAAATCATTTgtaattaaagttaaaattagatttcaattttaaaagtCAGATGTGAATTTATATGTTAATATATGTtaatatattataaaacaattttaGTCTGCTGCCATACAAATGccaatgtaaaaatattattttgtgttaGTACATTCATTTTGCTTTACTCAATGtcggtgtagtataatgggtaaggaactggtcttgtcacctaaaggtcatgggtttgattcctgggtaggatgCTGACGTTGATTGGGCCCTTACCAATGAATTTGTTTTCACCTATTATTGGGTGAATTGACCCCAATATTATCGTGCATCCTAAACTATTTATCACCATTTTCACTTGTCCTTAGAGGAGCTTGCACTTGTCAACCCCTAGGTTGAGTCCATTCTTAAAGCCTCTCAAACGTACCATCTAAATAAGAACTGTGTCCTTGGATGCGCAGATATTGTGTTAATGAttacaatgggcctcattcaccaaccgttcttaagaagaattttcttcttaaaacccacttatgcagttttcacgaagattctgacattcaccaatgttttcttatttgggacttgttcttaggtaagaacagaatctacgcacactcaagagcacacttacgcacatttgagtgctgtaagtttgtgcaaaataattggttattgcgttttcttcaattctgcagttgtataatattatttttaatattattttaggatttaaattacaataatatttttatcattcataatactttttaaataattattttcatgattttacaaagcattaaggtgccaggttccgcctCAGAAGGTGGTTGCCTCAgt
It contains:
- the LOC135250830 gene encoding histamine N-methyltransferase-like; translation: MASTDSLQAGYEGQYVDGFQLYLQRSQEHKVIREFIDRILPDEFARIAEGKKSLNVLGVGSGGGELDAHILSVLQTKVPGTSINADVLEPSHELNENFKALVAKTPNLQKLSFNWHSMTCAEYETMVKNKKETKRFDLVHMIQMLFYVTDLKATVKFFHSLLRDKGKLLIIHEAASSGWNTLWKTYKEELCKRSLSDYLSAGDIKDRLQELGLKYEEHALHNTVDITMCFDKADEMGEKLLDFMTDQVHFHQSLNADVRAGILDLLQNKCSTKKDGRIMFDCSLTALLVYP